A window of the Chryseobacterium arthrosphaerae genome harbors these coding sequences:
- a CDS encoding ROK family protein codes for MQNIVGIDIGGSHITMAQVDPEKREIISSTYVREHVNSFDDKETIFSAWISAISKTSHDLAQEDLLIGIAMPGPFDYENGISLMLHGKFLDIYQVNIKEELAKRLSVSTDRIHFVNDAAAFMEGEVFGGCVQGFKKIFGVTLGTGLGTTFYDGELATDEDLWDSPFKDSICEDYLATRWFVNRYQELTGEQISGTKDLLDKPAEIQTQIFDEYADSFAEFIVKYVDHYKPEVLVIGGNIAKAYPHFEARFIQNLTKNNINLPVKISAIFEDAAILGAASYALKKLK; via the coding sequence ATGCAAAATATAGTAGGAATAGATATTGGAGGTTCGCATATTACAATGGCTCAGGTAGATCCTGAAAAACGGGAAATCATTTCTTCAACCTATGTACGGGAACATGTCAATTCATTTGATGATAAGGAAACGATTTTCTCGGCGTGGATTTCAGCAATCAGTAAAACATCTCACGATCTCGCTCAGGAAGACCTTCTGATAGGAATTGCAATGCCCGGGCCTTTCGATTACGAAAACGGAATATCTCTGATGCTCCACGGAAAATTTCTCGACATCTACCAGGTAAATATCAAAGAAGAACTGGCGAAAAGATTATCGGTTTCTACGGACCGGATTCATTTTGTAAACGATGCTGCAGCATTTATGGAAGGAGAAGTGTTCGGAGGCTGTGTCCAGGGCTTTAAAAAGATTTTCGGGGTGACGCTGGGAACAGGTTTGGGAACTACTTTTTATGACGGTGAGCTGGCAACGGATGAAGACCTGTGGGATTCCCCGTTTAAAGACTCCATTTGTGAAGACTACCTGGCAACACGCTGGTTTGTAAATCGCTATCAGGAGCTGACAGGTGAGCAGATTTCCGGAACCAAAGATCTGTTGGACAAACCTGCTGAAATACAGACGCAGATATTTGATGAATACGCAGATTCATTTGCTGAATTTATTGTGAAATATGTGGATCATTATAAACCGGAAGTTTTAGTTATAGGAGGAAATATTGCGAAAGCCTATCCTCATTTTGAAGCAAGATTTATTCAGAATTTAACAAAGAATAATATTAACTTGCCGGTTAAAATCTCTGCCATCTTTGAAGATGCCGCCATTTTGGGAGCCGCCAGCTATGCATTAAAAAAGCTTAAATAA
- a CDS encoding TonB-dependent receptor domain-containing protein, with protein sequence MKLYISRLILGALFLFTQFIAAQNLSKNQFRVKGNCEMCKTRIESAAKKAGAKTAVYSIDLQTLTIETDKASSDDILKKVAEAGHDNEKFKAPDTTYEGLPGCCHYDRDLQPSQAETHHEHHMEAKVLHKKENEFYVRGNCASCKARIEKAAKDAGADTAEWKAEKQTVTLNFDASKTSSDQILKAIADAGHDNEKYKAADTVYNSLPGCCLYDRDFTFGEPNPKVHYEEETKQDDHKEHQNSASDEAHSKHEKNIEGVVVTGSKAATALSKKEAGLVFNIDKKELLKAACCNLSESFETNATVDVSFSNAVTGTKQLKMLGLDQKYTSLTKEQLPEIRGLASAYGLNFIPGRWIESIQLTKGGSTVTNGYESITGQINTELLKNAKTPETSLNLFSDFNGRAEINITNVSPINDKWTQTFLLHGNGTFGNTDMNHDTFLDRPKGTQINAAYLLNYNDLEKSGFGSHFGINFIRDERTAGQVGFDKKLAQDEQYDYGVGIDISRFQVWNKTGYVFKGKPYQSIGWMNQYVYHQQDSFFGLRNYAGQQHTYYSNLIFESIIGNTNHKYKAGASFLYDGYKETYLTNDFRRNEIVPGIFAEYTLTGLKYTLVAGTRVDFHNLAGTQFTPRVNFKYDFTPQTILRLSAGRGFRTANVFAESQQYFASNRAITILPNNGNIYGLKPEIAWNYGASLQQEFKLFGRKSSIIADFFRTDFQDQVLVDLDRSPQQLTFYNLDGKSFANSFQTQWDFMPFKNFEVRMAYKYYDVQADYIGGRREVPFMAKHRGFVNLAYSTNKNNNGGFWSFDTTLNWVGKQRLPDTSDNPAEFQLPAYSNSYAVLNAQVSRNFNKKIRAYVGGENLTSYYQKNAIVDFRNPFGNYFDGGMVYAPIMKANFYVGLDVTF encoded by the coding sequence ATGAAATTATATATTTCCAGGTTGATACTTGGTGCATTATTCTTATTTACACAATTTATAGCGGCTCAAAATCTTTCAAAAAATCAGTTCAGAGTAAAAGGGAACTGTGAAATGTGCAAAACCAGAATTGAAAGTGCTGCTAAAAAAGCAGGCGCTAAAACAGCCGTATATTCAATTGATTTACAAACATTAACTATAGAAACCGACAAAGCTTCTTCAGATGATATTCTGAAAAAAGTAGCGGAAGCAGGCCATGACAATGAGAAATTCAAGGCTCCTGACACCACCTATGAAGGACTTCCGGGATGTTGTCACTACGACAGAGACCTACAGCCTTCACAGGCAGAAACTCATCATGAGCATCATATGGAAGCCAAAGTTCTCCATAAAAAAGAAAACGAATTCTACGTAAGAGGAAACTGTGCTTCCTGTAAGGCCAGAATTGAAAAAGCAGCAAAAGATGCCGGAGCTGACACTGCAGAATGGAAGGCAGAAAAACAGACCGTTACTTTAAATTTTGATGCTTCAAAAACGTCGTCAGATCAAATTCTGAAGGCCATTGCTGATGCAGGGCATGATAACGAAAAATACAAAGCCGCTGATACAGTTTACAACAGTCTTCCGGGATGTTGCTTGTATGACAGGGATTTTACTTTCGGAGAACCTAATCCAAAGGTACATTATGAAGAAGAGACAAAGCAGGATGATCATAAAGAACATCAGAACTCCGCTTCTGATGAAGCTCACAGCAAGCATGAAAAAAACATTGAAGGCGTAGTGGTGACAGGTTCTAAGGCTGCAACAGCTTTAAGTAAAAAAGAAGCGGGACTTGTTTTTAATATTGATAAAAAAGAACTTCTGAAAGCCGCATGCTGTAACCTCTCTGAAAGCTTTGAAACCAACGCGACGGTTGACGTTTCCTTCAGCAATGCCGTGACCGGAACAAAACAACTGAAAATGCTTGGTCTGGATCAGAAATATACAAGTTTAACGAAAGAACAGCTTCCAGAAATCAGAGGGCTTGCTTCCGCATACGGATTGAATTTCATTCCCGGAAGATGGATTGAAAGCATCCAGCTGACGAAGGGAGGAAGTACAGTAACAAACGGTTATGAAAGCATTACCGGACAGATCAACACGGAGCTTCTGAAAAACGCAAAGACTCCGGAAACTTCACTGAACCTTTTCTCGGATTTCAATGGAAGGGCAGAAATCAATATTACGAATGTTTCTCCTATCAACGATAAATGGACCCAGACTTTCCTTCTGCATGGAAACGGAACGTTCGGAAATACGGATATGAATCACGATACTTTTCTTGACAGACCGAAAGGGACTCAGATCAATGCCGCCTATCTCCTTAACTATAATGATCTGGAAAAATCAGGTTTCGGATCTCACTTCGGGATTAATTTTATCCGGGATGAAAGAACGGCAGGACAGGTTGGCTTTGATAAAAAACTGGCTCAGGATGAGCAATATGACTATGGTGTAGGAATTGATATTTCAAGATTCCAGGTATGGAACAAGACAGGATATGTTTTTAAAGGAAAGCCTTATCAGAGCATTGGCTGGATGAACCAGTATGTATATCACCAGCAGGACAGCTTTTTCGGATTGAGAAATTATGCGGGACAGCAGCATACCTATTATTCCAATTTAATTTTTGAAAGCATCATCGGGAATACCAATCATAAATATAAAGCAGGAGCAAGCTTTTTATATGACGGTTACAAAGAAACATATCTGACCAATGACTTCAGAAGAAACGAAATTGTTCCCGGAATTTTTGCCGAATATACATTAACGGGCTTAAAATATACATTGGTAGCAGGTACAAGAGTGGATTTTCATAACCTGGCCGGAACTCAGTTTACCCCAAGGGTTAATTTTAAATATGATTTCACACCGCAGACGATTTTAAGACTTTCTGCCGGAAGAGGATTCAGAACCGCGAATGTATTTGCTGAAAGCCAGCAGTATTTTGCCTCAAACAGAGCGATAACGATCCTTCCCAATAACGGAAATATTTATGGATTGAAGCCTGAAATCGCATGGAATTACGGAGCCAGTTTACAGCAGGAATTCAAATTATTCGGAAGAAAATCAAGCATTATTGCCGACTTCTTCAGAACAGATTTCCAGGATCAGGTGTTGGTAGATTTAGACCGTTCTCCTCAGCAGCTGACATTCTATAACCTTGACGGAAAATCATTTGCCAACTCTTTCCAGACGCAGTGGGACTTTATGCCATTCAAAAACTTTGAAGTAAGAATGGCTTATAAATATTACGATGTACAGGCTGATTACATCGGAGGAAGAAGAGAGGTGCCTTTTATGGCTAAACACAGAGGTTTTGTGAACCTGGCCTATTCTACCAATAAGAATAATAACGGAGGATTCTGGAGCTTTGATACGACTTTAAACTGGGTAGGAAAACAGAGGCTTCCTGATACTTCAGACAATCCTGCAGAGTTTCAGTTACCGGCGTACTCCAATTCATATGCTGTATTGAATGCACAGGTTTCAAGAAACTTCAACAAAAAGATCAGGGCTTATGTAGGTGGGGAAAATCTTACTTCCTATTATCAGAAAAACGCAATCGTTGATTTCAGAAACCCTTTTGGAAATTATTTTGATGGCGGAATGGTATACGCTCCGATTATGAAAGCGAACTTCTATGTGGGACTGGATGTGACGTTTTAA
- a CDS encoding GH92 family glycosyl hydrolase has translation MKSLFSTFFLVVQAWAFGQSLSPVDYVNPLMGTQSKPSLSNGNTYPAVGLPWGMNIWTPQTGKMGDGWAYTYDADKIKGFKQTHQPSPWMNDYGAFAIMPGVGKVKFKEEDRASWFSHKAEVSTPYFYSVYLADINVTTELTPTERASFFKFDFPKTDSAYVVIDALNKGSYVKILPKERKILGYTTRYSTGKYENFKNYFVIQFDKDFELTKTWKDDKLVNDQLEITSDHAGAVVGFKLKNKEAVYAKVASSFISFEQAELNLKREIGNRNFDQVKTEAKNIWNKTLGKLEVKGGTDQQMRTFYSSLYRTLFFPQKLYEIDAQNKIKHWSPYNGKIEEGRMFAGTGFWDTFRALYPFLNLVYPSINVEMQEGLANAYKEGGFLPEWSSPGYSDIMIGNNSASVVADAYIKGLRGYDVETLWQAVKHGANNEGPIEAVGRAGVEYYNKLGYVPYDVKINENAARTLEYAYDDFSIYQLGKALGKPASEIDIYKKRAYNYKNLFDKETGLMRGKNKDGNFQKPFNPFKWGDAFTEGNSWHYTWSVFQDINGLAELMGGKKKFEAKLDEVFSLPPVFDDSYYGGVIHEIREMQIMNMGQYAHGNQPIQHMIYLYNYAGAPYKTQYWARQVMDKLYHATPDGYCGDEDNGQTSAWYIFSALGFYPVTPATDQYVLGAPLFKEATIHLENGKKIEIKAPENSADNVYVKSLNVNRQPYSKNWLSHQELMKGAVLDFKMDSRPNKERGSQEKDFPYSMSKE, from the coding sequence ATGAAGTCTCTATTTTCTACTTTTTTTCTTGTAGTACAGGCCTGGGCTTTTGGCCAGAGCTTGTCACCGGTAGATTATGTGAATCCTTTAATGGGAACCCAGTCCAAACCTTCACTGTCAAACGGGAATACCTATCCGGCAGTCGGGCTTCCATGGGGAATGAATATCTGGACCCCTCAGACGGGAAAAATGGGTGACGGATGGGCATATACCTATGATGCAGACAAGATAAAAGGATTCAAACAAACGCATCAGCCTTCTCCCTGGATGAACGATTACGGCGCATTTGCCATCATGCCGGGCGTAGGGAAAGTAAAATTTAAGGAAGAAGACAGGGCAAGCTGGTTCAGCCATAAAGCCGAGGTTTCTACCCCTTATTTCTACAGCGTTTATCTGGCAGACATTAATGTAACCACAGAACTGACTCCTACGGAAAGAGCCTCTTTCTTTAAATTCGATTTTCCGAAGACCGATAGCGCCTATGTAGTGATTGATGCCCTGAACAAAGGGTCTTACGTTAAAATTCTTCCTAAAGAAAGGAAAATCCTCGGATACACTACCAGATATTCTACCGGGAAATATGAAAACTTTAAAAACTATTTTGTAATTCAGTTTGATAAAGATTTTGAACTCACAAAAACCTGGAAGGATGATAAACTTGTGAATGACCAGTTGGAAATCACGAGCGATCATGCCGGAGCAGTAGTGGGTTTTAAGCTTAAAAATAAAGAAGCCGTTTATGCAAAAGTAGCCTCTTCATTCATCAGCTTTGAACAGGCAGAACTGAACCTTAAAAGAGAGATCGGAAACAGAAACTTTGATCAGGTAAAAACAGAGGCTAAAAATATCTGGAACAAAACATTGGGAAAACTGGAAGTAAAAGGAGGAACAGACCAGCAGATGCGGACTTTTTATTCCTCTCTGTACAGAACTTTATTTTTCCCGCAGAAATTATACGAGATCGATGCTCAGAACAAGATAAAGCACTGGAGCCCTTACAATGGTAAAATTGAAGAAGGGAGAATGTTTGCCGGGACAGGTTTCTGGGATACTTTCCGTGCATTGTACCCGTTCCTGAATCTTGTTTATCCGTCGATCAATGTTGAAATGCAGGAAGGGCTGGCCAATGCTTACAAAGAAGGTGGTTTCTTACCGGAATGGAGCAGCCCGGGCTATTCTGATATTATGATCGGAAACAACTCTGCCTCCGTAGTAGCAGACGCTTACATCAAAGGACTTAGGGGATATGATGTGGAAACCCTTTGGCAGGCCGTAAAGCACGGAGCCAATAATGAAGGCCCTATTGAAGCGGTAGGCCGTGCAGGAGTAGAATATTACAACAAGTTAGGTTACGTCCCTTACGATGTGAAAATCAATGAAAATGCGGCAAGAACATTAGAATATGCTTATGATGACTTTTCCATTTATCAGCTGGGGAAAGCATTGGGAAAACCTGCTTCAGAAATTGATATTTACAAAAAAAGAGCGTATAATTACAAAAATCTGTTTGATAAAGAAACAGGTCTGATGCGTGGTAAAAATAAAGATGGGAATTTCCAGAAGCCTTTCAACCCTTTCAAATGGGGAGATGCTTTTACTGAGGGAAACAGCTGGCATTATACATGGTCGGTTTTCCAGGATATAAACGGTCTTGCAGAACTGATGGGAGGAAAGAAGAAATTTGAAGCAAAACTGGATGAGGTATTTTCTCTTCCGCCGGTTTTTGATGACAGTTATTACGGAGGCGTGATCCATGAGATCAGGGAAATGCAGATCATGAATATGGGGCAGTATGCTCACGGAAATCAGCCGATCCAGCATATGATATACCTGTATAACTACGCCGGAGCTCCCTATAAGACGCAGTATTGGGCAAGACAGGTCATGGATAAGCTGTATCATGCAACCCCGGATGGCTATTGCGGAGACGAGGATAACGGACAGACTTCAGCCTGGTACATTTTCTCAGCGTTAGGGTTTTATCCGGTAACACCGGCAACCGATCAGTATGTTTTGGGAGCACCCTTGTTTAAAGAAGCAACCATTCATCTTGAAAACGGTAAAAAAATTGAAATAAAAGCACCGGAAAACAGTGCAGACAACGTGTATGTAAAATCGTTAAATGTAAACCGGCAGCCTTACTCCAAAAACTGGCTGAGCCATCAGGAGCTTATGAAAGGAGCGGTTTTAGATTTTAAAATGGACAGCAGACCGAATAAGGAAAGAGGTTCACAGGAAAAAGATTTTCCGTATTCAATGTCAAAAGAATAA
- a CDS encoding cupin domain-containing protein, with protein MSTEKKEIFDRVEKMLQTQGFTIAAKDETRPWGGFFVIDETQAQDFANQYFDGIDVENLRIGGKLSPKILIVAPEARLSWQYHHRRAEIWQVVEGTVGIKRSNTDDEGELAEYNPKDQIKLQQGERHRLIGLTGWGIVAEIWQHTDASNPSDEDDIVRVQDDFGR; from the coding sequence ATGAGTACAGAAAAAAAAGAAATATTCGATAGAGTAGAGAAGATGCTGCAGACCCAGGGGTTTACGATCGCAGCAAAAGATGAAACAAGACCTTGGGGAGGTTTTTTTGTGATTGACGAAACCCAGGCACAGGATTTTGCCAACCAGTATTTTGACGGAATTGATGTGGAAAACCTGAGAATAGGAGGAAAGCTGAGCCCTAAGATTCTTATTGTTGCTCCCGAAGCAAGACTAAGCTGGCAGTATCACCACAGAAGGGCAGAGATCTGGCAGGTAGTGGAAGGAACGGTAGGAATCAAAAGAAGCAATACGGACGATGAAGGAGAATTGGCAGAATACAATCCGAAAGATCAGATAAAACTTCAGCAGGGCGAAAGACACAGATTAATCGGTCTGACCGGCTGGGGTATCGTTGCAGAAATCTGGCAGCATACGGATGCATCCAATCCTTCAGACGAGGATGATATTGTAAGAGTGCAGGATGATTTTGGAAGATAA
- a CDS encoding sensor histidine kinase, whose translation MNNKFIPIISVFMTISLIVFVTLQFYWLKGYYGVLEQDFSNKVYAVLESTSKSIEEIEADKYLNQDYKDFRKNILANNKQPSLTTIQQVEDSGTQRQIIYSKNIIEKTQLPISKKGDSIKLTTLYTDEAAYKVKRDTTNRELLTSDINQDIETGDYSMKEFVKVYGNNLPITKRVDPKTLDSVIAKELKIRGITAKFGYGVIDKNSKLTSIANKAYKEKKDSNTYSYPLFTDKKNTLYSLALVFPKKEYSLAMNNWPMLLGTFLSLLTILGIYIISINYMMRQKKLAEVKTDFINNMSHEFKTPLATISVATDSLANDKIATNPDKVKYYSELIKQENLRMKKQVENVLNMSKLERNEVELFLKETNVRELIKKTTESFNLIVGQRNGTLTQKFNATHYNFKIDEFHISNMLVNLLDNANKYSPEAPEIHVETRNEGHWYVIEISDKGMGMETQNKTKIFEKFFREETGNIHNVKGQGLGLSYVKKIVELHKGQIIVDSHKGKGSTFTIKLPMS comes from the coding sequence ATGAATAACAAATTCATCCCAATAATTTCGGTGTTTATGACGATCTCACTGATTGTCTTTGTGACGCTCCAATTTTATTGGTTGAAAGGCTATTACGGGGTACTTGAACAGGATTTTTCCAACAAAGTTTATGCGGTTTTGGAAAGCACTTCAAAAAGTATTGAAGAAATTGAAGCTGATAAATATCTGAATCAGGATTACAAAGACTTCAGAAAAAATATTCTTGCCAACAACAAACAGCCCTCTCTGACCACCATCCAGCAGGTAGAAGATTCAGGAACCCAGAGACAGATTATTTATTCTAAAAATATTATTGAAAAAACCCAGCTCCCGATTTCTAAAAAGGGAGATTCTATAAAGCTTACCACGCTATACACCGATGAAGCAGCCTACAAGGTAAAAAGAGATACCACCAACCGTGAACTTCTTACCTCAGATATCAATCAGGATATCGAAACAGGAGATTACTCGATGAAAGAGTTTGTAAAAGTATACGGAAACAATCTTCCTATCACCAAAAGAGTAGATCCTAAAACACTGGACTCCGTTATTGCCAAAGAACTGAAAATAAGAGGAATAACCGCCAAATTCGGATATGGGGTCATTGATAAAAACAGCAAGCTTACCAGTATTGCCAATAAAGCCTACAAAGAAAAAAAAGACAGCAACACCTACAGCTACCCTCTCTTTACCGATAAAAAAAATACCCTGTACAGCCTTGCCCTGGTTTTCCCTAAGAAGGAATATTCTCTGGCAATGAACAACTGGCCGATGCTTTTAGGCACATTCCTGTCCCTACTGACTATTCTGGGGATTTACATTATTTCCATCAATTATATGATGCGACAGAAGAAGCTGGCAGAAGTGAAGACAGATTTCATCAACAACATGTCTCACGAATTCAAAACACCTCTGGCTACCATTTCAGTGGCAACGGATTCTTTAGCGAATGATAAAATTGCCACCAATCCGGATAAGGTAAAATATTATTCTGAGCTGATCAAGCAGGAAAACCTAAGAATGAAAAAACAGGTGGAAAACGTTCTTAATATGTCTAAACTTGAAAGGAATGAGGTAGAACTGTTCTTAAAAGAAACCAATGTAAGGGAGCTGATCAAAAAAACAACAGAGTCATTCAACCTGATCGTAGGACAGCGAAACGGGACGCTTACACAGAAATTCAATGCCACTCATTATAATTTTAAAATAGACGAATTCCATATCTCGAATATGCTGGTCAACTTACTGGACAATGCCAACAAATATTCTCCTGAAGCGCCGGAAATTCATGTGGAAACAAGAAATGAAGGGCACTGGTATGTGATTGAGATTTCTGATAAAGGAATGGGAATGGAAACCCAGAATAAAACCAAAATTTTCGAGAAGTTCTTCAGAGAAGAAACCGGAAATATCCACAACGTAAAAGGACAGGGATTGGGTCTTTCTTACGTAAAAAAGATTGTAGAACTGCACAAAGGACAGATTATTGTAGACTCCCATAAAGGAAAAGGAAGCACATTTACAATCAAGCTGCCGATGAGCTAA
- a CDS encoding response regulator transcription factor: MSNRILLVEDDQSFGAVLKDYLTINNFEVTLATDGEQGLKEFTENEFDICIFDVMMPKKDGFSLAEDVKKIDKNTPIIFLTARNMREDILKGYQLGADDYITKPFDTELLLYKIKAILQRSSTLENEEQEQFKISNIFFDSMLRQLKVGDKEYKLSPKENELLKLLCIHRNDFMPRDLALRKIWKKENYFTARSMDVYIAKLRKLLKDDEGLEIINVHGEGFRLLVKN; the protein is encoded by the coding sequence ATGAGCAACAGAATATTATTAGTAGAGGACGATCAGAGTTTCGGGGCGGTGCTTAAAGATTATTTGACGATCAATAATTTTGAAGTAACTCTAGCCACAGACGGGGAGCAGGGATTGAAAGAATTTACAGAAAATGAATTCGATATCTGCATATTTGACGTAATGATGCCGAAAAAAGACGGATTTTCATTAGCTGAAGACGTAAAGAAAATCGATAAAAATACACCGATCATTTTCCTTACGGCAAGAAACATGAGAGAAGATATTTTGAAGGGATACCAACTGGGTGCTGATGATTATATCACAAAACCTTTTGATACCGAACTTCTTTTATACAAAATCAAAGCGATTCTTCAGAGAAGTTCTACGCTGGAAAATGAGGAACAGGAACAGTTCAAGATCAGCAATATTTTCTTTGATTCTATGCTGAGACAGCTGAAAGTAGGTGACAAAGAATACAAACTGTCTCCTAAGGAAAATGAATTATTGAAGCTTCTCTGCATCCACAGAAATGATTTCATGCCGAGAGATCTTGCCTTGAGAAAAATCTGGAAAAAAGAAAATTACTTTACAGCAAGAAGTATGGACGTTTATATTGCAAAGCTTCGTAAATTGCTTAAAGATGACGAAGGATTGGAAATTATCAACGTTCACGGAGAAGGATTCAGACTTTTGGTGAAAAATTAA
- a CDS encoding polyadenylate binding domain-containing protein produces the protein MKNTFIGLITISIVTLSCKKDEKATYLKEEAGAAQPNVALTSATSKTTLMDQAGIQSTSSPAPMATAPGMNPAHGQPGHRCDIPVGQPLNSQPAAATPATQTISTGTNNTIQIDPNSVSPGKIAIDNSGKQIKTAPGMNPPHGQPGHRCDIPVGQPLSSKPAPAPQPVQNSVQATPVPAPAPVTQSLAMGEKPKVNPAHGEPWHSCSVKVGDPLP, from the coding sequence ATGAAGAACACATTTATAGGTTTAATCACCATATCCATTGTAACCCTATCCTGCAAGAAGGATGAAAAAGCCACGTATCTTAAAGAAGAAGCGGGAGCTGCACAACCTAATGTAGCTTTAACCAGTGCTACTTCCAAAACTACGCTGATGGACCAGGCAGGCATACAGTCTACTTCCAGTCCGGCTCCTATGGCCACAGCCCCAGGTATGAATCCTGCTCACGGACAGCCCGGGCACCGATGTGATATTCCGGTAGGACAGCCTTTAAACAGTCAGCCGGCTGCAGCTACTCCTGCAACGCAAACCATAAGTACGGGTACCAACAATACGATTCAAATTGACCCAAACTCCGTATCTCCGGGGAAAATCGCCATTGATAATAGTGGAAAACAGATCAAAACCGCTCCCGGAATGAACCCTCCGCACGGGCAGCCGGGACACCGTTGTGATATTCCGGTAGGACAGCCTTTAAGCAGCAAACCTGCTCCGGCACCACAACCTGTTCAGAATAGCGTACAGGCAACTCCTGTCCCTGCGCCAGCTCCTGTAACACAAAGCCTGGCTATGGGTGAAAAGCCTAAAGTAAACCCGGCACACGGAGAGCCCTGGCACAGTTGTTCAGTAAAAGTTGGTGATCCTTTGCCATAA
- a CDS encoding SRPBCC family protein — protein sequence MESNIIFNKDFDSNSAYVMKIYDADVSTVWKYFTQSELLDQWWGPKPWRCETLKQDFREGGIWLYTMIGPNGEKAGYSRSRYGEILEHRSFDWMSAFCDENGNVDEGAPQSNWLFGFTGVEEGTKVTVNIHYPSQEVMKKMMDMGFEGGFSMGLNQLEEILAGLKG from the coding sequence ATGGAATCTAATATCATTTTCAACAAAGATTTTGACTCGAACAGCGCATACGTCATGAAAATTTATGATGCTGATGTTTCAACAGTATGGAAGTATTTTACCCAGTCTGAATTACTGGACCAGTGGTGGGGGCCTAAACCCTGGAGATGTGAAACCCTGAAGCAGGACTTCAGAGAAGGCGGAATATGGCTGTATACGATGATAGGGCCTAATGGGGAAAAAGCAGGTTACTCCCGCTCCAGATACGGCGAGATTCTTGAACACAGAAGTTTCGACTGGATGAGTGCATTCTGTGATGAAAACGGAAATGTGGATGAAGGGGCGCCACAGTCTAATTGGCTGTTCGGCTTTACCGGAGTGGAAGAAGGAACAAAAGTAACCGTTAATATTCATTATCCTTCTCAGGAAGTTATGAAAAAAATGATGGATATGGGATTTGAAGGAGGTTTCTCTATGGGGCTGAACCAGCTTGAGGAAATCCTGGCCGGCCTTAAAGGGTAA